The window ACTGCGGGGACGCAGACCTCTGCACTCTCCGCACCGGATGCGGCAAAGACACGAGAAGAAACCGCTGCCAATGCAAACGATACGGCAGCGATCGTCGCAAAGGACGAAGCGAACAACGCTGCAAATGAAGCGCCTATCGATACGGTAAAACCCGCCGCCAAGAAGCGCGGCAGGAAGCCCGCCGCCAAGACGACGAGGAGCACGCGCGCCAAGAGCACGAAAGCCGCCGCCAAGAAGACGACGAAGCGCACCGCCAAAAAGAATACTGCCGAAACCACGACTGCAGGAACGAAGAAGAAGCCGCACGGCGAGCCGATCTTCGCGCTCGACATCGGCACGCGCAGCATCATCGGCATCGTCGCTGAAAAACTCGACAACGAGCAGATGCGCATCCTCGCGACTGTGCGCCGCGAGCACAAGACGCGCGCCATGCTCGACGGCCAGATTCACGACGTGCCGCAAGTCGCCGACCTCATCCGCGAGGTCAAGCGCGAGCTGGAAAAGACGACAGGGCCTTTGAAGTCCGCCTCCGTCGCCGCTGCTGGCCGCGCCCTCTACACCATGACCGCTGAAGCCTCCGTCGAGATCAACGGCGTCATCACCGACGAGCAGCAGCGCGCCCTCGACTTCTCAGGCGTGCAGGCAGCGCAGGCGAAACTCGCCAGTTCCAAGGACATCGAAGACCCTGGCCGCTACTACTGTGTCGGCTACAGCACGATCCAGTACACGCTCGACGACATCCCCTTGAAGAGCCTCGTCGGTCAGCGCGGCAAGATCGCCAAAGCGACCGTCATCGCCACCTTCCTGCCACGCCAGGTCATCGACTCCATGCAGTCGGCTCTGCGGGACGTCGGTCTTGAGATGCACGCGCTTACCTTGGAGCCGATCGCCGCCATCAATGTCCTCATTCCGCCGACGATGCGCCACCTGAACCTCGTGCTCGTCGACATCGGCGCAGGCACGTCCGACGTCGCCATCACGAAGAACGGCTCCATCATCGCCTATGGCATGGTGCCTCTGGCAGGCGACGAGATCACCGAGGCCATCAGCCAGCGCTACCTTCTCGACTTCAACGTGGCAGAAGAAGTCAAACGCAACGCCTCTGCTGGGCGAGAATCAAAATTCACCGATATCCTCGGCACGGAATACGACCTCGGTCCCTCCGATGTCATCGGACCGATCATGCCGAACATCCAGAACCTCGCCGACTCCATCGCACGTCAGGTGCTCGAACTCAACGGCGACTCGCCGCAGGCCGTCATGCTCGTCGGCGGCGGCTCGCAGACACCAGGCCTTGCCGCGCTCGTCGCCAAGGCACTCTCCGTGCCCGAGAATCGCGTCGCCGTGCGCCATCCTGAAAGTGTCATCGGCGTCGAGGCCATCCCGGAAGAACTGCAGACGCCCGATGCCGTCACACCCCTCGGCATCCTGAAGATCGCCTCGATCAACCTGCTGCACTTCCTCTCCGTCTACGTCAACGAGCAGGAGATCAACCTCTTCAACTTCCGTGACCTCACCGTCTCCGACGCACTTTTGAATGCGGGCATCCAACTCAAGAAATACAACGGCCGTCCCGGCCTCGGCCTCATGGTCACGGTCAACGGCGAGAAGAAATTCTTCCCCGGCTCACTTCCTTCCATGGCGATCCTGAAACTCGACGGTGAGGACACGACGCTCGACACACTCGTTAAGGCGGGCTGCCGCATCACCGTCGCGCACGGCAAGGACGGCGAGACGCCCGAAGTGCGCCTCACCGACGTCCTACAAATCGAGCCGGACTTCCCGCTGGAAATCAACGGCAAGGAGACGCACATCCACCAGGCCGCCTACGTCAACGGCGAAGCCGCCAAGCCCGATCGACTGCTCGCCGACAACGACATCGTCGAGAGCAAGGAACCGCGTACCTTGGGCGAGGCTCTGAAAGCCGCCGGCTACCCACCGACGGGCCGCAAGATCCGCTACACGCTCAACGACAACAACGCGCAGTACGTCGTATCGCCCGAAATCCTGCTGAACGACGCACCCGCGACGATCTCCGAGCCGATTCACGAAGGCGATCGCATCGAATATCAAATGACAGCAGAGCCGAAACTCAGCGACGTGCTCGACATCTCGCGCCTGCAGTCCGCCGTCACCATCACCTACAACGATCAGGAATACGAGATCCCCTCCGCCTCCCTGGAACTTGAGGTCAACGGTCACAAGGCGTCGCCCGGCACCTACCTCGAAGACGGCAGCGTCGTCTACTACAGAATTTCCGAAAAAAAGGCAACGACCGTCAACGAAGCTCTGCTCGCTGTCGGCTTTGAGCCGCCGCCAGCCACGAGCCGCGTCAGCGTCTCCATCTTCGTCAACCGCCGTCCCGTCGTCTTCACCGACCCCATCAAGAACGGCGACCGCCTCGACATCGTCATCAAGCCCCTGCCTGCACCTACAACTCCCGCGAGCTTCAGCAACACCCCAAGCACAGCCGCGCAGTCGTAAAGCGGCGCGCAGTCCGCACGCGGCGAACCCCTCTGAAACTCCCCCTTGCCACGCCTATCAATCTGTGATACAATACTTTGCGTAGCGTTCGCGGGCATAGTTCATCGGTAGAATACGAGCTTCCCAAGCTCGGGAGGTGGGTTCGATTCCCATTGCCCGCTCCATGCGAGTACCTAGAGCTGTCGGAAACGGCAGCTCTTTTTGTATAGAACTCGCACACTAAAATGCAGGCTTTGTGATCATTCCGCACCGCATTTGCCAGAACCCAACCAAGCCTCAAAAAGGAGCAACCCAATGAAGCAGACAGAAGTTCCGGCATCGTCTCGTGATGCCAAGCATTTTTACTGGAAGCTCTTTTCTTCCACCTTCGTCATCAGCGCCGTCACCATCGGCGGCGGCTTCGTCATCATCCCGCTGTTGAAGGCAAAGTACGTCGACGAATACGGTTGGATTGACGACAAAGAGGCTCTCGACATGGTCGCCATCGCGCAGTCCATGCCGGGCATCGTCGCCGTCAATGCCTGCATCATCCTCGGCTACCGCATGGCGGGACTCGCAGGCTCCTTGACGGCGCTCCTCGCGACGGTGCTGCCGCCCCTCATCACGCTTTCTGTCATCGCTCGCTGCTACGACGCTTTTGCCAGCAATCCGACAGTGCAGCTCGCATTGAAAGGTATGCAGTGCGGCGCGACAGCTCTCATCCTAAAGGTCGCCATCGACCTCTTCATCAAGCAGGCGAAGACGCGCCTCCTGCTGCCCATGGCGATCATCCTCGCTACCTTCGTCGCCAACGTGTTCTTCGATGTCAACATCATGCTGCTCGTCATCATCGACGGCATCATCGGCCTCGTCCTCATGCAGGACAGGAAATTCGGCTGAGGGGGCGCAATCATGATCTATCTTCAGCTCTTCTTCGAGTTTGCCAAGGTCAGCATCTTCTGCGTCGGCGGCGGCTACGCTTCCATGCCGCTCATTCAAGCCGCCGTCGTCGATGAGCGCGGCTGGCTGACACTCGCACAGTTCATCGACATCTTCACGATCTCACAGATGACGCCCGGCCCCATCGGCATCAACGCTGCAACCTTCGCAGGCATGACGGTCGCGGGCACTGGGGGCGCCGTGGCAGCGACGGCAGGCTTCGCCTTTCCGTCGCTGATCCTCGGCATCGCGCTCGCCAAGCTCTTCTTCAAGTATGGCGACATCGGCTCGATCCGCGGCATCTTGAACGGCCTGCGCCCCGCCGTCATCGCTCTCATTTGCGGCGCGGCGATCGACTTCATCCTGCTCGCCGTCTGGAACACAGAGAGCCTTCCCACAAGCTTTGATGCAACCGAATGGAGCAGCATCGTCATCATCGCTTTCGCCCTGATCGCCATGCACTATAAATATGGCGTCATCACGATCCTCGCCGCCTCCGGCGTACTCGGCGTGCTCTTTGGCATATTGAAGAACGGCGGCATGTAGTCAACCATAAGAAAAGGCACTCGCCGTACCGAGCGAGTGCTTTTTCTTATGGACTCTTCCAGTCTAGTCAAATTTCCTATCGTAGAGCAACGCCGCGATCAGGACGACGAAGCACGAACCGGCATTGTGCACGAGCGCGCCCGTCGTAGGATTGAGCTCCTGCATGAGCGACAGGACGATGGCGGCGAAATTGATGCACATCGATAGCGTGATGCTGAGCTTGATCGTCGTCGCCGTGGCATTAGCGAGGCGCTTGAGGTAGGTCACCTCGCCAACATCGTCGCGCATCAGCGCTATGTCGGCGGCTTCGACGGCGATGTCGCTTCCCATCGCGCCCATAGCCGCGCTGACGTCAGCACACTTCAAAGCGGGTGCGTCGTTCACGCCATCGCCAATCATCAGAACTTTGCGCCCCTTTTCCTGCAGTTTCCTGACATGTGCGACCTTATCTTCGGGCAGAAGCCCCGCATGAACCTCGTCGATTCCGACTTGGCTCGCAAAGTAGGCGGCGGCTTCCTTGTTGTCGCCCGTCAGGAGCACGGTGCGCACATCCATAGCGTGCAGGCGCTCGACCATCGCCTTCGCCTCGGGGCGCAGCGTATCGGAGAGGGCGAGCGCACCGATGCACCGCTCCCCTTCCGCCGCGAGCACGAGCGCCTTGCCTTCGGCGCGCAGACGCTCCAAAGCTTCACGCATCGGCGCTTCCAACATGACACCGTTTTCCGCGAGGTAGCTCTCGCTGCCGCATAAGAGTTTTCGCCCTGTGACCTTTGCAGAGACGCCCCTGCCCGCCGTCATGCGAAAATCTTCCGACGGCGCAAGCACGATGTCCTGCGCCTTCGCATGGGCGACGATCGCCTTGCCCAGCGGATGCTCGCTCCTCGCCTCAGCGGAGGCGACGATTTGGAGCAATTCCTCTTCTTTGACAGTTTCAGCAAAGGGCAGGACATCGCTGACGGAAAGTTTGCCACAGGTCAATGTGCCCGTCTTGTCGAAGGCGATCGTATCGACCTTGCCCATCTTTTCCAAGGTCTCGCCCGATTTGATGATGACGCCGCGCTTCGTCGCCTGACCGATCGCCGCCATGATCGCCGTGGGCGTCGCTAAGACGAGAGCGCACGGACAGAAGACGACCATCAGCGTGACGGCAATGATGATGTTCGCCGTCACAGCATAGGCGCCGACGGCGAGCACGAGCACGATGGGCACGAGCCAACTCGCCCAGCGGTCGGCGATGCGCTGCATCGGCGCCTGCTTCTCCTCGGCTTCCTGCACCATGCGGATGAGCCTTTGCAGAGAACTCGATTCGCCGACCTCCTTCACTTCGACATCGACCGAGCCGAAGCAGTTGAGCGTGCCGCAGAAGACCTCTTCGCCCATGCCCTTGTCGACAGGCAAGGATTCGCCCGTCATGACGGACTGATCGACGGAAGTCTCGCCTGCGAGAATCGTGCCGTCCACGGGAATCCGTTCGCCGGGCAGGATGCGCAGCACATCGCCGCGCACGATCTCTTCGAGCGCGATCATTTCCTCCATGCCGTCTCGGATTCTCCGGCCCTGCGTCGGCGAAAGCGCGAGGAGATTCTTCAGACCTTTCTTCGCACGCTCCGTAATCGCCTCTTCAAGAAGTGCGCCGAGCGCCATGATGAAGGCGACCTCGCCCGCCGCGAAGAGATCACCGATGGCGATTGCCGCAAACATCGCCATCGAGATCAGAAGCGCCGATGAGATCTTGCTGATGCCGCGATTGTAAATGATGCGCCAAACGGACAGATAGAGCAGCGGAATGCCGCAGATGACGACCGTAACCCATGCGGGGTCGAACGGCAAAATCTGCATGGGCGCCGCTTCCGCGCCGAACTCCTCCATCACATGCGGCACGAGATCGAGCAGCAGGAACGCTGCCGCCACGAGCGTCATGGAAAGGCTCGCGAGAAAATCGTTGAGCTTCTTGAGAAGCGCCGCCGCACTTTGCAGTCTGGAGCAGCCATAGCCGCTTGGCTGCAAAGGTTTCTTTCCCTGCACCGCATTCGCCTCTGCCATAAAGATCCCCCATTTCCTTATTCCTTGACAAGGTGACATCCTCTTTCGTACAATAAATGCAATAAAGAACATAGTGTTCTTTATTATTCTAAGCAAACGTCCGCAAGAAAACAACGGATGATTGAAGCACCGCGTTTCTTACGGAACATCTCGATAGATTTGTACGGCGAGGGGGATTTATGGACAGACGACAGAAAAAGACGAGGGCGGCGATCTTTGCCGCTTTCAGCGAGCTTGCAGCGAAGAAGCGCTACAACAAGATCACGGTGCAGGAGATCATCGACAGCGCCGACATCGGACGCACGACTTTCTACGCGCACTTTGAGACGAAGGACGATCTCCTCAAGGCTCTGTGCGAGGAGCTTTTTGGTCACATCGTCGGCAGCGCGATGGACCGCACGCACACGCACGGGCTGTACTCGGACAGCGATGCGCCCCACTCCGTTTTCCTGCACCTCCTGCAGCATCTCGAAGAGAACGACAGCAATATCCTCGGACTGCTGTCGTCCGCGAGCAGCGACATCTTCCTGCGCTACTTCAAGGACAGCTTGAAGGAGCTCGTGCGCCTGCACATCGTCGCGCATGGAAGGGAAAATCCTGCCGTGCCGCAGGATTTCCTCGTCAACCACATCACGGGCAGCTTCGTCGAAATGGTACTGTGGTGGATCAAGGGCGGCCGGAAGATGAAGCCCGAAGATCTTGACCGCTGCTTTCGCGCCGTGATCGAGCCGATTCTCTAGCATGAAGGACGCAAGTATCACTGGCTAGAAGAGATTTTTAATGCTATAATGACAGAAAGAAGGTGAGTTCGTGCAAAAAGAGGAACAGACTTCAGAAAAAGATCATACACTTCCTTACCAAAATCCAATCTACGACCAACACGCCAAACGTCTACTTTCACAAAGAGCCATCATGGCGCGCCTTCTCAAACGAACCGTACCAGAATTTGAAAAAGTCTCCATTTCCGACATCGCCGAAAAATACATCGAAGGCACGCCGCAAATCAGTGAGATTCCTATCGACCGAGATAAGACGAATACGGTGAGAAAAACTCCTAAAGAAATCTTTGGCGATGCCACGGAAAACGTCGCCATCACCGAAGGTTGGATTCGCTTCGACATCTTATTTCGCGCACGCGTCCCAAAATCAGGAGAATTGATCACATTGATCGTCAACGTCGAGGCGCAGAGAACACAGCGTAGGTCGAAACTCGGCTACGCACTTTTACGTCGTGCCATTTACTATGCCAGTCGCTTGATTTCCTCACAAAAGGAAACCGAATTTACTGGGTCTTCCTACGATGATATCAAGAAAGTTTACAGCATCTGGCTCTGCATGGATTCCCCCAACGGCAAAAGCGCCATCAATCGCTACGAACTGAATGAACATCACATTCTTCACTGCCATAAGGAAAATCGCGTCGACTATGACTTGATAAGCATCATCACGATCCATCTTGGAGACGAGCAGCAGCTAAACGAGGATTGGCTCATCCGTTTTCTAAAAATCCTATTCAAGGATACAAAGACGTCTCCATCAGAAAAGAAGAACCTACTAAAAAATGAATTCGATCTTGATACGACTACAGATATAGAAGAGGAGTTGAAGACGATGTGCAACCTGAGTACAGGCATCTATGAGCGGGGCATGGAACGCGGTATGGAGCGCGGTATGGAGCGCGGCATAGAAAAAAATCGCTTGGAGACAGCACTTTCTATGCTCAAAGAAAATCTTCCCCTCGATATGATTGCCCGAATTACAAACCTATCACTGGACAAGATCAAATCCTTGCAAAAAGAACATTCGATACATTGACAGCCTGCGCCCCTTTTGCTAAAATGGTACAGCAAGTCACGGAGAGGTGTCCGAGCGGTTTATGGAGCCGGTCTTGAAAACCGGTGATGCAGCGATGCACCGTGGGTTCGAATCCCACCCTCTCCGCCATGATGAAATAAACGACGCATAGATAAAAAGACGGGGCATGAATCTTCGGATTCATGCCCCGTCTTTTTTGAGGTTGCTTACTTGTCGTAGGATGTCTTTGTCGCATCGAGACGCGCGATGGCGCGGCGCAGAGCTGCTTCGGCACGCTGGAGGTCGATCTCCTTCGATGCCGAGGCGCTGCGGAACGCCTCGATGCGTTCCTTGGCGCGCCGGTAAGCGCGCTGGGCGCGGTTGATATCGATATCGATCGGCTCTTCGGCGGCCGAGGCGAGCACCGTGATCTTTTCGGGCTGCACTTCCATGAAGCCCCCGGAGACAGCGATGAGTTCTTCGCGGTCGGGGAACTTCACATGCATGGCATGGGGCAGCAGTCCCGTGACAAGCGGCGCGTGATGTGGCAGGATGCCGAGTTCGCCGCCCGTCGAGCGCACGATGAGCATGGCGATGTCGTCGCTGTAGACAACTCGGTCGGGGGAGACAATTTCGAGCTTGATGGAAGCCACGAATCATCCCTCCTTTTTGATCTTGTCCGCTTTTTCGATGACCTCGTCGATGTTGCCGACCATGTAGAACGCGTTCTCGGGCAGATCGTCGTACTTGCCTTCGAGAATTTCCTTGAAGCCGCGGATCGTTTCCTTCAGCGGCACATACTTGCCGGGCGAGCCCGTGAAGACTTCGGCGACGGCAAACGGCTGCGACAGGAAGCGCTGGATCTTACGCGCACGCGCAACGGTGAGCTTGTCCTCGTCGGAAAGCTCTTCCATGCCGAGGATCGCGATAATGTCCTGCAGTTCCTTGTACTTCTGAAGCACCGCCTGCACGCCGCGCGCGACTTCGTAGTGATCCTCGCCGATGACGTTCGGGTCGAGGATGCGCGATGTGGAATCCAAAGGATCGACGGCGGGATAGATGCCGAGCTCGGCGATCTGGCGCGAAAGAACGGTCGTCGCATCGAGATGCGTGAACGTCGCTGCAGGCGCCGGGTCCGTCAAGTCGTCGGCAGGCACATAGACCGCTTGCACGGACGTGATCGAGCCTTTCTTCGTCGAGGTGATGCGCTCCTGCAGAGCGCCGACGTCCGTCGTCAATGTTGGCTGATAGCCGACGGCGGAAGGCATGCGGCCAAGAAGAGCCGAAACCTCGGAACCCGCCTGAATGAAACGGAAAATATTGTCGATGAAGAGCAGCACGTCCTGCCCCTGCACATCGCGGAAGTATTCCGCCATGGTAAGCCCCGTCAGAGCGACGCGCATACGCGCTCCCGGCGGCTCGTTCATCTGACCGTAGACGAGTGCCGTCTTGTCGATGACGCCCGACTCCGTCATTTCTGACCAGAGGTCATTTCCTTCACGCGTACGCTCGCCGACGCCGGCGAATACGGAGTAGCCGCCGTGCTCGGTCGCGATGTTATGGATAAGCTCCATGATGAGAACCGTCTTGCCGACGCCCGCGCCGCCGAAGAGACCGATCTTCCCGCCGCGCGAGTACGGGGCGATGAGGTCGACGACTTTGATACCCGTCTCAAGGATCTGCGTCGACGTCTCCTGCTCATCGAATGTCGGCGCCGGACGATGGATCGGCCACGACTCCTTGTTGCCGACGGGAGCGGGATTGTGGTCGACCGTGCGGCCGAGCACGTTGAAGACGCGCCCGAGGCACGCATCGCCGACGGGCACCTTGATCGGCGCGCCCGTGTCTTCGGCTTCCATGCCGCGCATGAGACCGTCCGTCGAGCTCATGGCGATGCAGCGTGTGACGCTGTCGCCGAGATGCTGCATGACTTCGACGACGAGGTCGATGTCGAGGTCTTCCACCTTACCCTGGATCGTAATGGCATTGAGGATGGCCGGCAGCTCTCCCGCTGGAAATTCGATATCTACGACAGGTCCGATGACCTGTACCACTTTACCTTTAGCCAATGCTAAACCTCCTTACTTCAAGGCTTCCGCACCGCCCACGATCTCGGTGATCTCGCGGGTTATGCCAGCCTGACGCACTTTGTTGTAGTGCAGGTCGAGCTTACGGATGAGTTCCTCGGCGTTGTCCGTCGCGTTGCTCATCGCGTTCATGCGGGAGCTGAGTTCGCTCGCGGCGGACTGCAAGAGCGCCGCGTACACCGTCGTCACGAGGTACTGCGGCAACAGGAAGCCCAGGACTTCCTCCGCCGACGGCTCGTAGAAGTACTCCGCATGAGGGCCTTCCTTCGCCTCGCCGAGCCCTCTAAAGGGCAGGAGCTGCATCGTTTCCGGCACACAGCTGATCGACGAGATGAAGCGCGTGTAGACCATGTGGATCTCCTTGATGCCGCCTTCGGTGAAGCGATTCGTAAGATCTTGGGCGATCGTGCGCGCTTCTTCGTAAGTCGGACGCTCGCTGATGCCGATGTAGGATTCCGCGACATCGAAGCCTCTGTGCTTGAAATGATCGCGCGCCTTGCGGCCCACGGTCACAAGCGTCGTCTTCGACTTGTCTTCAACGAGACTCGCGACGAGCTTGAATACGTTGCTCGAATAAGCACCCGCAAGCCCTTTGTCAGCGGCACAGACGAGATAGAGCGTCTTGCCGTCCGGATGCGTCTCCAACAGCGGATGGCTGAAATCGCCGGCATTCGCCGCGATGTCCTTGACCACCTGGACCATCTTCTCTGCGTAGGGGCGGTTGTTCGTCGCCGCATCCTTGGCACGGCGCAGCCTTGAGGTCGCGATCATATTCATAGCGTTCGTGATCTGCTGGATGCTTTTTACGCTCTTGATCCTTCGGCGTATATCCTGCAAGCTAGCCAAAATGAATCACCTCGCTATTATTCTTTGACCCTGTAAGAAATCGTCTCCTTGAACTCCTCGATGCACTTCTTGATCTCGGCTTCCAAAGCATCGTCGAGCTTCTTCTGCTCAGCGACTTTCTTGCCGACATCGGCATGGCTTGCGTGCATGAACTTGATGAAGTCCTCCTGGAACTTGACGACTTTCTCGACGGGGATGTCCGCGAGGAAGCCGCGCACCGCCGTGAAGAGCACGAGCACCTGATCCTCGACGGCGAGCGGCGTGTACTGCGGCTGCTTCAAAGTCTCGACCATGCGTGCGCCGCGATCGAGCTGCTCCTTCGTCGCCTTGTCGAGGTCGGAACCGAACTGCGCGAAAGCAGCGAGCTCACGGTACTGTGCAAGGTCGAGGCGCAAGGTGCCCGCGACCTGCTTCATCGCCTTGATCTGCGCCGAGCCGCCGACGCGCGAGACGGAGAGGCCGACGTTGATAGCCGGGCGGATGCCCGAGTAGAACGCGTCGGTTTCGAGCATGATCTGACCGTCTGTGATCGAGATGACGTTCGTCGGAATGTATGCCGAGAGGTCGCCTGCCAGCGTCTCAATGACAGGCAGAGCCGTGATGGAGCCTGCGCCAAGCTCATCGGAGAGCTTCGCCGCGCGCTCTAGAAGGCGCGAGTGCAGGTAGAACACGTCGCCCGGATAGGCTTCACGCCCCGGCGGACGGCGCAGCAGAAGCGACATCGCGCGGTAAGCGGCGGCATGCTTCGTCAGATCGTCGTAAACGCAGAGTGCATGGCCGCCCTTGTACATGAAGTACTCCGCCATGGCGACGCCCGCGTACGGCGCAAGGTACTGCAAGGGAGCGCTGTCCGCCGCCGTCGCAGCGACGACGATGGAATATTCCATCGCGCCGGCATCTTCGAGCGTCTTGACGACGCGTGCGACCGTCGACGCTTTCTGGCCGATGGCAACATAGACGCAGATGCAGTTCTGTCCCTTCTGGTTGAGGATCGTATCGACGGCGATCGCCGTCTTGCCCGTGCCGCGGTCGCCGATGATGAGCTCGCGCTGGCCGCGGCCGATCGGCACGAGGCCGTCGATCGCCTTGAGGCCTGTCTGCAGCGGCTCATGGACGGACTTTCTGTCCGCGATGCCCGGCGCGGAGAACTCGACGGCGCGATGCTCTGCCGCCTGAATGGGTCCCTTGCCGTCGATCGGACGCCCGAGAGCGTCGACGACGCGGCCGACCATGTTCTCGCCGACCGGCACCTGCATGATCTTCTTCGTGCGCTTGACCGTCGCACCTTCCTTGATTTCCGTGTCGCCGCCCAAGATAACGGCGCCGACGTCGTCCTGATCGAGGTTCAGGGCAAGACCGTATACATCATTGCCGAAATCGAGCAGCTCGCCTGCCATGGCTTTCGTGAGGCCGTGGATATGGGCGATGCCGTCACCGATCTCGATAACAGTGCCGACATCATCGACGTTCAGATCGACGTTGTAGTTCTTGATCTGGTCTTTGATGATGGCCGTTATTTCTTCCGGATTCATTTTCATCTTATGCTGTCACCCCAATTTCTCACTTGTTCGCCAGTATCTCGGCGCGCAGTGCTGCAAGTCTGCCCTGTACGCTGCCGTCGATGCGCTTGTCGCCGATCTGGGCGATCGCACCGCCGATGATGGCGGCGTCGATGTGCTTCCTGAGCTTCACGCTGCGCCCCGTCGCCTTTTCGAGCTTTTCGGCAAGAAGCTTTTCCAGCGCTCCCGTCAACGGATGCGCCGTCGTGATGTCCGCGACGACGATGCCCTGCGCCTCGTTGGAAAAATCTTGATACTGAGCATCTATGACCTCCAGAAGGTCCATGCGATGCTTGTCGATCAAGAGCATGATGAAGTTCTCAATATCCGAGGAGAGTTCGCCCGAGAAAATCTTCTTGAACAGCGATTTCTTTGCTTCAGGCGGCACCTGCGGATTCGTTGCGAAGCCTCGGAGCATCGGCTCATCGAATACGGCGCGC of the Selenomonas sputigena genome contains:
- a CDS encoding cell division protein FtsA, with product MPRTRKTSAKTKELKGLATEAIVSEAASGESIPPSETETAGTQTSALSAPDAAKTREETAANANDTAAIVAKDEANNAANEAPIDTVKPAAKKRGRKPAAKTTRSTRAKSTKAAAKKTTKRTAKKNTAETTTAGTKKKPHGEPIFALDIGTRSIIGIVAEKLDNEQMRILATVRREHKTRAMLDGQIHDVPQVADLIREVKRELEKTTGPLKSASVAAAGRALYTMTAEASVEINGVITDEQQRALDFSGVQAAQAKLASSKDIEDPGRYYCVGYSTIQYTLDDIPLKSLVGQRGKIAKATVIATFLPRQVIDSMQSALRDVGLEMHALTLEPIAAINVLIPPTMRHLNLVLVDIGAGTSDVAITKNGSIIAYGMVPLAGDEITEAISQRYLLDFNVAEEVKRNASAGRESKFTDILGTEYDLGPSDVIGPIMPNIQNLADSIARQVLELNGDSPQAVMLVGGGSQTPGLAALVAKALSVPENRVAVRHPESVIGVEAIPEELQTPDAVTPLGILKIASINLLHFLSVYVNEQEINLFNFRDLTVSDALLNAGIQLKKYNGRPGLGLMVTVNGEKKFFPGSLPSMAILKLDGEDTTLDTLVKAGCRITVAHGKDGETPEVRLTDVLQIEPDFPLEINGKETHIHQAAYVNGEAAKPDRLLADNDIVESKEPRTLGEALKAAGYPPTGRKIRYTLNDNNAQYVVSPEILLNDAPATISEPIHEGDRIEYQMTAEPKLSDVLDISRLQSAVTITYNDQEYEIPSASLELEVNGHKASPGTYLEDGSVVYYRISEKKATTVNEALLAVGFEPPPATSRVSVSIFVNRRPVVFTDPIKNGDRLDIVIKPLPAPTTPASFSNTPSTAAQS
- a CDS encoding chromate transporter, producing the protein MKQTEVPASSRDAKHFYWKLFSSTFVISAVTIGGGFVIIPLLKAKYVDEYGWIDDKEALDMVAIAQSMPGIVAVNACIILGYRMAGLAGSLTALLATVLPPLITLSVIARCYDAFASNPTVQLALKGMQCGATALILKVAIDLFIKQAKTRLLLPMAIILATFVANVFFDVNIMLLVIIDGIIGLVLMQDRKFG
- a CDS encoding chromate transporter is translated as MIYLQLFFEFAKVSIFCVGGGYASMPLIQAAVVDERGWLTLAQFIDIFTISQMTPGPIGINAATFAGMTVAGTGGAVAATAGFAFPSLILGIALAKLFFKYGDIGSIRGILNGLRPAVIALICGAAIDFILLAVWNTESLPTSFDATEWSSIVIIAFALIAMHYKYGVITILAASGVLGVLFGILKNGGM
- a CDS encoding heavy metal translocating P-type ATPase codes for the protein MAEANAVQGKKPLQPSGYGCSRLQSAAALLKKLNDFLASLSMTLVAAAFLLLDLVPHVMEEFGAEAAPMQILPFDPAWVTVVICGIPLLYLSVWRIIYNRGISKISSALLISMAMFAAIAIGDLFAAGEVAFIMALGALLEEAITERAKKGLKNLLALSPTQGRRIRDGMEEMIALEEIVRGDVLRILPGERIPVDGTILAGETSVDQSVMTGESLPVDKGMGEEVFCGTLNCFGSVDVEVKEVGESSSLQRLIRMVQEAEEKQAPMQRIADRWASWLVPIVLVLAVGAYAVTANIIIAVTLMVVFCPCALVLATPTAIMAAIGQATKRGVIIKSGETLEKMGKVDTIAFDKTGTLTCGKLSVSDVLPFAETVKEEELLQIVASAEARSEHPLGKAIVAHAKAQDIVLAPSEDFRMTAGRGVSAKVTGRKLLCGSESYLAENGVMLEAPMREALERLRAEGKALVLAAEGERCIGALALSDTLRPEAKAMVERLHAMDVRTVLLTGDNKEAAAYFASQVGIDEVHAGLLPEDKVAHVRKLQEKGRKVLMIGDGVNDAPALKCADVSAAMGAMGSDIAVEAADIALMRDDVGEVTYLKRLANATATTIKLSITLSMCINFAAIVLSLMQELNPTTGALVHNAGSCFVVLIAALLYDRKFD
- a CDS encoding TetR/AcrR family transcriptional regulator; the encoded protein is MDRRQKKTRAAIFAAFSELAAKKRYNKITVQEIIDSADIGRTTFYAHFETKDDLLKALCEELFGHIVGSAMDRTHTHGLYSDSDAPHSVFLHLLQHLEENDSNILGLLSSASSDIFLRYFKDSLKELVRLHIVAHGRENPAVPQDFLVNHITGSFVEMVLWWIKGGRKMKPEDLDRCFRAVIEPIL
- a CDS encoding nuclease, which gives rise to MQKEEQTSEKDHTLPYQNPIYDQHAKRLLSQRAIMARLLKRTVPEFEKVSISDIAEKYIEGTPQISEIPIDRDKTNTVRKTPKEIFGDATENVAITEGWIRFDILFRARVPKSGELITLIVNVEAQRTQRRSKLGYALLRRAIYYASRLISSQKETEFTGSSYDDIKKVYSIWLCMDSPNGKSAINRYELNEHHILHCHKENRVDYDLISIITIHLGDEQQLNEDWLIRFLKILFKDTKTSPSEKKNLLKNEFDLDTTTDIEEELKTMCNLSTGIYERGMERGMERGMERGIEKNRLETALSMLKENLPLDMIARITNLSLDKIKSLQKEHSIH
- a CDS encoding F0F1 ATP synthase subunit epsilon, encoding MASIKLEIVSPDRVVYSDDIAMLIVRSTGGELGILPHHAPLVTGLLPHAMHVKFPDREELIAVSGGFMEVQPEKITVLASAAEEPIDIDINRAQRAYRRAKERIEAFRSASASKEIDLQRAEAALRRAIARLDATKTSYDK